The following proteins are co-located in the Paludibaculum fermentans genome:
- a CDS encoding c-type heme family protein, giving the protein MKLLLKFNLMFVLVFGLGLIATGYAARQFLRNNARERVLQEARLMMETTASTRTYTSKQIKPLLTPREKQENTFFPQTVPAYSAGQIFGYLHGKFPDYTYKEATLNPTNLADRATDWETDVVETFRNDRQRQELIGERDTPTGRTLFLAKPMKATAPCLECHSVPEAAPPAMIRTYGSNNGFGWKVDEIIAAQIVTVPMAVPTSIADKAFADLIMWLAAISIISLILLNLALVITVIQPVSRMAAAADAISKGNLDIVEVPVKGKDEIAVLADSFNRLTRSLSKAIKMLEE; this is encoded by the coding sequence ATGAAACTACTGCTCAAGTTCAACCTGATGTTTGTCCTGGTCTTCGGATTGGGTCTGATCGCCACGGGTTATGCCGCGCGGCAGTTCCTCAGGAACAATGCGCGCGAGCGGGTGCTGCAGGAAGCCCGGCTAATGATGGAGACCACGGCCTCCACGCGCACCTACACGTCCAAGCAGATCAAACCCCTGCTGACGCCGCGCGAGAAGCAGGAGAACACCTTCTTCCCGCAGACGGTGCCCGCCTACTCCGCCGGCCAGATCTTCGGCTACCTGCACGGTAAGTTCCCCGACTACACCTATAAGGAAGCGACGCTGAACCCGACCAATCTGGCCGACCGCGCCACCGATTGGGAGACCGATGTCGTGGAGACCTTCCGCAACGACCGCCAGCGCCAGGAGCTCATCGGCGAACGCGACACCCCCACCGGCCGTACGCTCTTCCTGGCCAAGCCGATGAAGGCGACCGCGCCCTGCCTGGAATGCCATAGCGTGCCCGAGGCCGCCCCGCCGGCCATGATCCGGACCTACGGCTCGAATAACGGCTTTGGCTGGAAGGTGGACGAGATCATCGCGGCACAGATCGTCACGGTGCCCATGGCCGTGCCCACCAGCATCGCCGACAAGGCCTTCGCTGACCTAATCATGTGGCTGGCCGCCATCTCGATCATCAGCTTGATTCTGTTGAACCTGGCCCTGGTGATCACCGTCATCCAACCGGTGAGCCGCATGGCCGCAGCGGCCGACGCCATCAGCAAAGGCAACCTGGACATCGTCGAAGTGCCGGTGAAGGGCAAGGACGAGATTGCCGTGCTGGCCGACTCGTTCAACCGGCTGACGCGGAGCCTCTCCAAGGCGATAAAGATGCTGGAAGAGTAG
- a CDS encoding RNA polymerase sigma factor, with protein sequence MAPIPGTGWRQEARGDAGFAAIVRTHQRMVYSICWHFFRNRAIAEEIGQDVFLQLYRNLDSVDSPAHLESWLRKTATHRCIDNYRKKSNRQEIPMEGLAEPAALPQVKDTMLSDNLQRLVASLPETQRAVVILRYQEDLDVNEIAATLQMPERTVWSHLRRAIGVLQEKAARRLGPGNFGLGLQGPAIKERSGDGTL encoded by the coding sequence GTGGCACCAATACCCGGGACCGGATGGCGGCAGGAAGCGCGCGGAGATGCGGGCTTCGCGGCCATTGTCCGGACCCACCAGCGTATGGTGTACAGCATCTGCTGGCACTTCTTCCGCAACCGGGCGATCGCCGAGGAGATCGGGCAGGACGTGTTCCTGCAGTTGTACCGTAACCTCGACTCCGTCGACTCCCCGGCGCACCTGGAGAGCTGGCTCCGGAAGACGGCGACCCACCGTTGCATCGACAACTATCGCAAGAAGTCGAACCGCCAGGAGATCCCCATGGAGGGGCTGGCGGAACCGGCGGCGCTGCCCCAGGTGAAAGACACCATGCTGTCGGACAACCTGCAGCGGCTGGTGGCCTCGCTGCCTGAAACGCAGCGCGCCGTGGTGATCCTCCGCTATCAGGAGGACCTGGACGTGAACGAGATCGCGGCCACCCTCCAGATGCCGGAACGGACGGTCTGGAGCCACCTGCGGCGGGCTATCGGGGTGTTGCAGGAGAAGGCGGCGCGGCGGCTGGGCCCCGGCAATTTCGGGCTTGGCCTGCAAGGCCCGGCAATCAAGGAAAGGAGCGGTGATGGAACCCTTTGA
- a CDS encoding DUF4252 domain-containing protein yields MMFRSVLLIVSAAGLLSAQQIKFPAAFERLAEKASETVNVTLDSQTLSFATKFLSDKKDEADVKRIAQKIKGIYVRGYEFDKEGEYTDKDLSDIRSQLKGPEWSVIVSTRSKRDREISEIYLHRDGGLLIIAAEPKELTIVNIMGNIDPSDLTNLSGQFGIPKVSGVPGKGARKNGKDEEE; encoded by the coding sequence ATGATGTTTCGGTCAGTACTACTCATAGTGTCGGCGGCGGGCCTGTTGTCCGCGCAGCAGATCAAGTTTCCGGCGGCGTTCGAACGGTTGGCTGAGAAGGCGTCCGAGACGGTGAATGTGACCTTGGACTCGCAGACGCTCTCCTTTGCCACCAAATTCCTCTCCGACAAGAAGGACGAGGCGGATGTGAAGCGGATCGCGCAGAAGATCAAGGGCATCTACGTCCGCGGTTACGAGTTCGACAAGGAAGGCGAGTACACGGACAAGGATCTGTCCGACATCCGCTCGCAGCTCAAAGGACCTGAGTGGTCGGTCATCGTCAGTACCCGCAGCAAACGCGATCGTGAGATCTCAGAGATCTATCTGCATCGCGACGGCGGCCTGCTGATCATCGCGGCCGAGCCCAAGGAACTCACCATCGTGAACATCATGGGCAACATCGACCCCAGTGACCTGACCAACCTCAGCGGCCAGTTCGGCATCCCGAAGGTCAGTGGCGTGCCCGGTAAAGGCGCCAGGAAGAACGGCAAGGACGAAGAGGAGTAG